GCCACCCAGATTAGAGCGAGTATCACGCCATTGGCGAAGTGCGCCAGGTTCCCCGCCACGAGTGTATAGGGTGCATCGGGATGGGCCGCCGTCATGCTGCCCGTATTCATCGCGCCGATGTCGATTGCGGCGAGCCCCAGTCCGCTCTGCCAAAATCCGGTCATGGTCATCACGTAATTGGCGATCAGACCCGCGACTACCGTCTTCCAGAACTGCTCTCCTGAGATTTCGCTGAGAGTGTGCGTCATTTTGAAATCACCTCCTTTTTATTCTTGACGTTCTTACGTTACTTTTGATAGATCCCAATCAAAACACTTTTAATTGATTATGTTAGTCTTGCGCTGACATCAATT
This region of candidate division KSB1 bacterium genomic DNA includes:
- a CDS encoding DUF2938 family protein, yielding MTHTLSEISGEQFWKTVVAGLIANYVMTMTGFWQSGLGLAAIDIGAMNTGSMTAAHPDAPYTLVAGNLAHFANGVILALIWVAFLQKRVPGNWIVQGLIYALITQLAAWVIVAPLAFGVGLFFTNTPAPGWMMLSTLVVHIAYGLSLTLSLKVAGVRTART